ATGTAGCACTGAAATATATTTCTGCTGAATTGCAGGCATGTTTATGGATAATTGCATTAATGACATGCATTTTACAGTGAGTGCACTTATTGCTTTTTCATGTTCAATCAGCTGGATTCATATTAGATGGAAAGAAAGGCGGAGAAGATGCTTGTATCTCCACACGGTGGAAGATTGACAGACAGGCAGTATGAGGGAGAAAAGGCTGAGGAGATCGTACGTCAGGTCGAGAATGGAATCCTCCTTACATTAAACGCCAGAGAAAAGAATGATCTGGAGATGATAGGTAACGGAGCCATGAGCCCGCTTGAGGGATTCATGTGCCGTGATGACTACGTGTCTGCTGTTGATCTTCTGCACCTTTCATCAGGACCGGTGTGGTCTCTTCCCGTTGTATTTTCCAGAAAAACGAACGATCCTGAAGTATCAGAAGGTGATCATGTCGGGCTCAAGGACGAGAATGGGCTTATCTGGGGAGATATGGAAATAGAGGATGTGTTTAAGGCTGATCTTGCTTCTGAAGCCGAGAAAACTCTTGGGACTTCCGACGACTCACATCCGGGAGTAGCATATCTGAACAGCCTTTCTGGAACTTATATAGGCGGCAGAGTGCGTTCCATAAGACGGAGAGAATCTGAGAAATTTCAGAAGTATAGACTGGATCCTAAAGAGACCAGGGTTCTTTTCCGAGCAAGAGGCTGGAATACAGTAGTAGCATTTCAGACTAGAAATCCCATACACCG
This sequence is a window from Candidatus Aegiribacteria sp.. Protein-coding genes within it:
- the sat gene encoding sulfate adenylyltransferase; its protein translation is MLVSPHGGRLTDRQYEGEKAEEIVRQVENGILLTLNAREKNDLEMIGNGAMSPLEGFMCRDDYVSAVDLLHLSSGPVWSLPVVFSRKTNDPEVSEGDHVGLKDENGLIWGDMEIEDVFKADLASEAEKTLGTSDDSHPGVAYLNSLSGTYIGGRVRSIRRRESEKFQKYRLDPKETRVLFRARGWNTVVAFQTRNPIHRAHEYIQKCAMEIVDGLLLHPLVGETQSGDIPANVRMHCYEEILKDYYPSTRVAMSVFPAAMRYAGPREAVFHALLRKNYGCSHFIVGRDHAGVGNFYGTYDAQMIFDSFDKDQLGIVPLKFEHAFFCEKCGGMATLKTCAHGSEHHVFLSGNKVRKMLIEGKMPPPEFTRPEIAQILMDAAGKGENN